A window of the Deinococcus malanensis genome harbors these coding sequences:
- a CDS encoding glyoxalase — translation MNAPRGHEAEARTFFGAFLRLPELTKPEILQANGGVWFALPDGRQIHTGVADAFVPSTKGHICLFCDDLDTVLARAEQFGVVCSLDTRVHLRRLYLSDPWGNRMEIVEGRHDSSPSWNTAGD, via the coding sequence GTGAACGCTCCCCGCGGTCATGAGGCGGAAGCCCGCACTTTCTTTGGCGCCTTTCTCAGGCTGCCAGAACTGACCAAGCCGGAAATTTTGCAGGCAAACGGTGGAGTCTGGTTCGCACTGCCCGACGGCCGCCAGATTCATACCGGTGTGGCAGATGCATTCGTACCCAGCACGAAAGGGCACATCTGTCTGTTCTGCGACGACCTGGACACCGTTCTTGCGCGCGCTGAGCAGTTTGGTGTGGTGTGCAGCCTGGACACTCGCGTCCACCTGCGCCGCCTTTACCTCTCGGACCCGTGGGGAAACCGCATGGAAATTGTCGAAGGGCGTCACGACAGCAGCCCATCCTGGAACACTGCGGGGGACTGA
- a CDS encoding glycoside hydrolase family 43 protein translates to MSLTLSACSMTALEPPPSGPALSAQGQLSIRNADPSVIRVGSTYYSVESDGNNIYSRAATSVNGLANATRTLIWSAPKNMPNVWAPELVRDPGTSRYYVYFASGDGGSGQRTYVSESAHPGSAYSDPKMMNLPDGKWAIDGVSFFFSNQRYFVWSGWAGDTNVEQNLYIARMSSPTATTGARYVISQPRESWERVVGNPYINEAPQPIRDPNGQLHLVYSANGSWSEQYCLADLRLRAGGDPTYVWDWYKSNGCLFGSNRSTLMTGWDPTLYVNGPGHHSFVLLNGDISTSPPAGSSFPLAFHAVPKGTTYSWSNRSWYSGSFMWWGNTTYSRSNVPGATTNTGYSLKFFE, encoded by the coding sequence ATGTCGCTGACCCTCAGCGCGTGCAGCATGACGGCGCTCGAACCGCCGCCCTCAGGCCCGGCCCTCAGCGCGCAGGGCCAGCTCAGCATCCGCAACGCCGATCCCAGCGTCATCCGGGTGGGCAGTACGTACTACTCGGTGGAGTCCGACGGCAACAACATCTATTCGCGCGCGGCCACCAGCGTGAATGGCCTGGCGAACGCCACCCGGACCCTGATCTGGTCGGCGCCCAAAAACATGCCCAACGTCTGGGCCCCCGAACTGGTGCGCGATCCCGGGACGAGCCGCTATTATGTGTATTTCGCTTCGGGCGACGGTGGAAGCGGGCAGCGCACCTATGTCTCGGAGTCTGCCCACCCGGGCAGCGCGTACAGCGACCCGAAGATGATGAACCTTCCCGATGGCAAGTGGGCCATCGACGGCGTCTCGTTCTTCTTCAGTAACCAGCGCTATTTCGTATGGTCCGGCTGGGCGGGTGACACGAATGTCGAGCAGAACCTTTACATTGCCCGGATGTCGAGTCCAACCGCGACGACTGGGGCGCGCTACGTGATTTCCCAGCCGCGCGAATCCTGGGAGCGTGTGGTCGGCAATCCGTATATCAACGAGGCGCCGCAGCCCATCCGGGACCCGAACGGGCAGCTGCACTTGGTGTATTCGGCGAACGGCAGCTGGAGCGAGCAGTACTGCCTGGCCGATCTGCGCCTGCGTGCCGGCGGCGACCCGACGTACGTGTGGGACTGGTACAAGTCCAACGGCTGCCTGTTCGGGTCGAACCGCTCCACCCTGATGACCGGCTGGGACCCGACGCTGTACGTCAACGGCCCCGGGCACCATAGCTTCGTGCTGCTCAATGGCGACATCAGCACCAGCCCGCCAGCGGGCTCGTCGTTTCCCCTGGCGTTTCACGCGGTGCCGAAAGGAACAACCTATTCGTGGAGCAACCGCTCCTGGTACAGCGGCTCGTTCATGTGGTGGGGCAACACCACCTATTCCCGCAGCAACGTGCCGGGCGCCACGACGAACACCGGCTACAGCCTCAAGTTCTTCGAGTAG
- a CDS encoding aldo/keto reductase has translation MDYVRLGQSGLKVSRISLGTMTYGDPGWRDWVLDEDASRPFIARAVDLGINFFDTADMYSLGRSEEVLGRALREFTSRDQAIIATKVYNPMGAGPNDRGLSRKHIMDAVQASLKRLGTDYIDLYQIHRFDPETPILETMTALHDLVRMGAVRYIGASSMLAYQFAKMQHAADLHGLTRFVSMQNHYNLVYREEEREMMPLCREDGVGVIPWSPLARGFLAGNRTADEPKTTRARSDTFGQRLYRTEGDYAVQARVAEVAGRLGVSPAQVATAWLLTQPGVTAPIIGASKMPHLEDAVAALNVRLSAEDCAALEAPYEPHPVLGI, from the coding sequence ATGGATTACGTACGGTTGGGCCAGAGCGGACTGAAGGTCTCGCGAATCTCACTCGGTACCATGACCTACGGGGACCCGGGCTGGAGAGACTGGGTGCTCGACGAGGACGCCAGCCGGCCGTTTATCGCACGCGCCGTGGACCTCGGCATCAACTTCTTCGATACAGCGGATATGTACAGCCTGGGCCGCAGCGAGGAGGTGCTTGGCCGGGCGCTCAGGGAATTCACGTCACGTGACCAGGCCATCATCGCGACCAAGGTCTACAACCCGATGGGCGCCGGACCCAACGACCGTGGACTGTCGCGTAAGCACATCATGGACGCTGTCCAGGCCAGCCTGAAGCGCCTGGGGACCGATTACATCGACCTGTATCAGATTCACCGCTTCGACCCGGAAACCCCCATCCTGGAAACCATGACCGCGCTGCACGACCTGGTGCGGATGGGCGCGGTGCGGTATATCGGCGCGAGCAGCATGCTCGCCTACCAGTTCGCAAAGATGCAGCATGCGGCGGACCTGCACGGCCTGACCCGCTTCGTGAGCATGCAGAACCATTACAACCTGGTCTACCGCGAGGAGGAGCGAGAGATGATGCCGCTGTGCCGCGAGGACGGCGTGGGCGTCATTCCGTGGAGTCCGCTGGCGCGCGGCTTCCTGGCCGGGAACCGCACTGCCGACGAGCCGAAAACCACCCGGGCGCGCAGCGACACCTTCGGCCAGCGCCTGTACCGTACCGAGGGGGATTACGCAGTGCAGGCGCGAGTTGCCGAAGTCGCGGGTCGGCTGGGCGTGTCCCCTGCGCAGGTGGCCACGGCCTGGCTGCTCACCCAGCCGGGTGTCACTGCGCCGATCATCGGAGCGAGCAAAATGCCGCACCTGGAGGATGCCGTGGCTGCCCTGAACGTGCGCCTGAGTGCGGAGGACTGTGCGGCGCTCGAGGCGCCCTACGAACCGCATCCGGTGCTGGGGATCTGA
- a CDS encoding DUF350 domain-containing protein — protein sequence MTLSELFTTLLTEIGWNLAVWLPTVVVSLLFIRAVLGVRMRELTQEIEEHQTAAIGAVFFWVSLGFSLLLSRTIADPSPAGSGSWADAFSWLAVAVLVTLLLFGLGVFVVFGTLARRRRESLLVYIRREMRHEHNLALSFIMGALFLVPVVVTYHLTLS from the coding sequence ATGACTCTGTCTGAACTGTTTACCACCCTGCTGACTGAAATCGGCTGGAACCTGGCCGTCTGGCTCCCCACCGTAGTGGTCAGCCTGCTGTTCATCCGGGCCGTGCTGGGCGTGCGGATGCGCGAGCTGACCCAGGAAATCGAGGAGCACCAGACCGCCGCCATCGGCGCGGTGTTCTTCTGGGTGTCCCTGGGCTTCAGCCTGCTGCTGAGCCGCACCATCGCCGACCCTTCCCCAGCCGGCAGCGGCTCGTGGGCCGATGCCTTTTCCTGGCTGGCCGTGGCCGTGCTGGTCACGCTGCTGCTGTTCGGCCTGGGCGTCTTCGTGGTGTTCGGAACCCTGGCCCGGCGCCGCAGGGAGTCCCTGCTGGTCTACATCCGCCGCGAAATGCGCCACGAGCACAACCTCGCCCTGTCGTTCATCATGGGCGCGCTGTTCCTGGTCCCGGTCGTGGTGACCTATCACCTCACCCTGTCCTGA